The Bacteroidota bacterium DNA window TGTAAATGAAACTTGATATTTTAGCAATTGGTGCGCATCCCGATGATGTAGAATTAGGAGCCGGAGCAACATTGGCAAAAGAAATAGAAGCCGGAAAGAAGGTTGGGATATTAGATCTAACAAGAGGTGAATTAGGAACCAGGGGGAGTGCTGAAATTCGTGATGTAGAATCTCAGAAGTCGGCAGAAGTTTTGGGGATACAGGTAAGGGAGAATTTGTTGTTAGAGGACGGTTTTTTTGAAAACACAAAAGAAAACCAGTTAAAAATTGTTGAAGTAATTAGAAAATACAGACCTGAGGTAGTACTCATAAATGCAATAGACGACAGGCATCCCGACCATCCAAAAGCGTCGCAACTTGCATCTGCTTCCTGTTTTTTATCGGGCCTTGTTAAAGTAAAAACATATAGAGATAATAAGGAGCAGGAAAAATGGAAGCCTAAGCATGTATACAGCTATATCCAGTGGAAATATTTGGATCCTGATTTTGTTGTTGATGTTAGTGAATTTATGGATAAGAAGATGCAAGCTATTCAACAATACAAGTCTCAGTTTTTTGACCCAAATTCTAAAGAACCTGAGACACCAATTTCGGGGAAACAATTTTTAGACGGATTAAAACATATAGCCTCAGAATTAGGAAGAGTATCGGGGGTTAAATATGCGGAGGGTTTTAAAGTTGAAAGATATCCGGTGGTTGATTCATTTTTCGATTTGAAATAATGTAATTATAGGATTTCAATTTTTTTTAATAGAAGTCAATAAGTACATTTACCCGCTAAATCATGGAGAGAGAAATAAAACAAAAAATAAATATCAGGGTAAAGTCGGCTGAAAGTAAGATTCTGGAAAAAAAAATATCCTTAATTGCTTTATTTTTTGTTGTAGTTCAATTTTTAAATAACTCCATATTTCTCATGATGTTTCCATTTTTGAATGTAATTATTCAGGTTGCATTATATGGAAGTATGGGCTTAATATTAGTTTCTTCGTATCCAAAATTCTCCTTTCAGTCGAAAACGGCACTATTAATTTTAGGAACAGCAATAAGCTTAACCGTTAATAATGTTGATGCAAAATATGGCTCAGGAATACGATGGGTTTTATGGTTGTTACTATTAGCCAGTATTGGTCCAATGTTTTCCGGAAAACTATTATTAAAGATAAGATATAAGGTTTTACAATATTTTTTGAAGAGTTTTGTGATAATTACGCTTCTCTCATTTCTGTATAAGTTATTTGGCTTGCCGGCTATAGGTAGGGGGAATTTCGCAGGGTTAATGAATCAAAGTATGGTATTGGGCCCTATTGCTGCAATTGCAGGTATTTATTCTTTTTACAATTACCTTTCTGCCGGAAACAAAAAGTTAAGCTTATACTACTTAGTTATTTCCTTAATATCGGGATTAGTAGTTGTATTCGCTTCATCGCGATTGGCATTTGCAGGATATATTGCCGGAATGATGTTTTTATTTGTCAAGCCTTTTAAATTTCGGATTATTTATTCGATGACTATTATACTTATTGGACTAAGTATATTTTCGAGAATAGATGATGGTATTGAAAAAGTTGAACGTTCAATAGATAAAGGCTTAGTGGAGAAGGGGATGAATAATTCCCGGGAAATGCTGTGGGAGGATAGAATTAGGGAATTTAAAGAGAATCCGGTTTTTGGGGTGGGTTTTTCTGCTCAGAACGACTTGTTAATTAAATCCGAAAATTCATTAGGAGGAAGGATCGAACCCGGTTCAGGGTATTTAATGATATTATCTATGACAGGTGTTTTCGGGTTATTAATGTTTATTTGGTATTTCTATTTTTTATTCAATAACCGAAAGTTCTGGAAAGAGATATATAAAAGTGAAATATATAAACTATCAATCTTTGCTTTCTTTGCTATACATTTTATTGGCGAAGGGTATGTGTATTCTGCGGGTTCCATGATGGCAGCATTTTTTTGGTTATTGGTTGGAATTACCTTTCCATACGAAAACATCAAAAAGTATAACATTGTTCAAAAAAGGGGTAAGTGAAGAAAATACTAGTACTTTATACCGAATTGGCCGATTATATTTATAATAGTTTTGCGTATTTCGCAGATAACTATAATGCGGAGTTTCATATTATTCATTGGCCAATAAACTCTGAAGCGCCATTTGCGTTCTCAAAAAATGAAAGTATCAGGCTTTATAGTAAAGAATCGTTCAATAATAAATCGCTGACAGAATTTACTCTAAATCTCACACCTGATGCAGTTATTTGTGCCGGTTGGATGGATAAGGATTATATCAGGATTTCAAAAAATTACGCAAAAAAAATCCCGACTATACTTACGATGGATAACCATTGGGAAGGAAGTATTAAACAATATATTTTAAGGATTGTTGGCTCTGTATATCTTAAAGGAGTATTCTCCAATATTTGGGTGCCCGGAAGTCCCCAAAAACATTATGCTGAGAAAATAGGCTTTTCAAAAGAGCAAATACTTACCGGTTTCTATGTTGCTAATTTCAACATTTTTAAGGAAGTGAATTATGTGCCTGAAAAGAGTTTTATTTATGTAGGGCGATACATTGAAC harbors:
- the bshB1 gene encoding bacillithiol biosynthesis deacetylase BshB1 codes for the protein MKLDILAIGAHPDDVELGAGATLAKEIEAGKKVGILDLTRGELGTRGSAEIRDVESQKSAEVLGIQVRENLLLEDGFFENTKENQLKIVEVIRKYRPEVVLINAIDDRHPDHPKASQLASASCFLSGLVKVKTYRDNKEQEKWKPKHVYSYIQWKYLDPDFVVDVSEFMDKKMQAIQQYKSQFFDPNSKEPETPISGKQFLDGLKHIASELGRVSGVKYAEGFKVERYPVVDSFFDLK
- a CDS encoding O-antigen ligase family protein → MEREIKQKINIRVKSAESKILEKKISLIALFFVVVQFLNNSIFLMMFPFLNVIIQVALYGSMGLILVSSYPKFSFQSKTALLILGTAISLTVNNVDAKYGSGIRWVLWLLLLASIGPMFSGKLLLKIRYKVLQYFLKSFVIITLLSFLYKLFGLPAIGRGNFAGLMNQSMVLGPIAAIAGIYSFYNYLSAGNKKLSLYYLVISLISGLVVVFASSRLAFAGYIAGMMFLFVKPFKFRIIYSMTIILIGLSIFSRIDDGIEKVERSIDKGLVEKGMNNSREMLWEDRIREFKENPVFGVGFSAQNDLLIKSENSLGGRIEPGSGYLMILSMTGVFGLLMFIWYFYFLFNNRKFWKEIYKSEIYKLSIFAFFAIHFIGEGYVYSAGSMMAAFFWLLVGITFPYENIKKYNIVQKRGK
- a CDS encoding glycosyltransferase; its protein translation is MKKILVLYTELADYIYNSFAYFADNYNAEFHIIHWPINSEAPFAFSKNESIRLYSKESFNNKSLTEFTLNLTPDAVICAGWMDKDYIRISKNYAKKIPTILTMDNHWEGSIKQYILRIVGSVYLKGVFSNIWVPGSPQKHYAEKIGFSKEQILTGFYVANFNIFKEVNYVPEKSFIYVGRYIEHKGIKDLWTAFVQLKKEYPNDWKLKCIGTGDLWDERVIDEDIEHFGFLQPGDIAKEIKGGVFVLPSHFEPWGVVVHEFATAGFPMILSNKVGAGTEFLDENGYLFEGGNIYDLKEKMKKFMLPDGDNMKKMSLQSEKLSKNISNEYWSEQLNKVLSKKGN